A section of the Candidatus Methanomethylicota archaeon genome encodes:
- the nuoK gene encoding NADH-quinone oxidoreductase subunit NuoK, giving the protein MPIEPYTFIATSGVLLAVGIYGLMVKRNMIKMVMALEIMFSSAILNLVNFAYFRLYGFVDPILHVTAIIAISVEACLIGIALAFVINAYRHYKTLDIRELRRLRW; this is encoded by the coding sequence GTGCCCATTGAACCATACACATTCATAGCCACTTCCGGAGTCTTATTGGCTGTGGGCATTTATGGTTTGATGGTTAAGAGGAATATGATAAAAATGGTTATGGCCCTTGAAATAATGTTCAGTTCAGCAATACTAAACTTGGTTAACTTCGCATACTTCAGATTGTATGGCTTCGTAGATCCAATACTCCACGTTACAGCCATAATAGCCATATCCGTTGAGGCATGTTTGATTGGCATTGCACTTGCCTTCGTGATCAATGCATATAGGCATTATAAGACTCTCGATATTAGGGAGCTTAGGAGGTTGAGGTGGTAG
- a CDS encoding endonuclease Q family protein has product MEVFIGMKVYADLHIHSKYSGGSSEKMNIPTLVSYALIKGLKLLGTGDCLNPRWLRELKDDLIHVGGGFYAYRLNPEVLFVVECEVGTVFEFNGKSRRVHHVILMPSLEVAEQLSDVLSRYGDVESNGRPVFNMHPSELVDLVLGVEESCFIFPAHIWTPWWSMFGSFSGVDRVEDCYGDRVDKIYAIETGLSSDPEMNWRVSQLHRFSILSFSDSHSPYPFRLGREACLFNLDKMEYSELIDAIKSRDPRRFLMTIEVDPAYGKYHWSGHRNCNVGPLPPEEARKFNYICPVCGRKLTKGVEDRVEELADKPRGFKPENAIPFIKVLPLQTIIAFSMGISEDDISKLNSGKVWSLYANLVSKFGSEFNVLLDAPIDEIAKTSTPLIASYIKSLRYGKYSIKPGFDGVYGRINMFGSSMDLRDFINR; this is encoded by the coding sequence TTGGAAGTGTTTATTGGAATGAAGGTTTACGCAGATCTACACATACACTCCAAGTATAGTGGTGGTTCAAGTGAGAAGATGAATATCCCAACCCTAGTATCATATGCCCTCATTAAGGGGTTGAAGCTTCTTGGAACTGGGGATTGCTTGAATCCACGTTGGCTTAGGGAGTTGAAGGATGATCTAATACATGTTGGTGGGGGATTCTATGCGTATAGGCTTAACCCTGAAGTGCTATTTGTAGTTGAATGTGAAGTTGGAACTGTCTTCGAATTTAATGGTAAATCTAGGAGGGTTCACCACGTAATCTTAATGCCAAGTCTCGAAGTTGCTGAGCAACTTTCAGATGTCCTATCACGTTATGGTGATGTGGAGTCTAATGGTCGCCCAGTCTTCAATATGCATCCATCTGAACTTGTGGATTTAGTTTTAGGTGTTGAGGAATCGTGCTTCATATTCCCAGCCCACATATGGACTCCTTGGTGGAGTATGTTTGGATCTTTCAGTGGTGTTGATAGGGTTGAAGATTGTTATGGTGATAGGGTTGACAAGATATATGCTATTGAAACAGGTTTGAGCAGTGATCCTGAGATGAATTGGCGTGTTAGCCAACTGCATAGGTTCTCCATCTTAAGTTTCTCTGATAGCCACTCCCCATACCCATTTAGGCTTGGTAGGGAGGCATGCCTATTCAATTTGGATAAGATGGAGTATTCGGAGCTAATAGATGCCATAAAATCTAGGGATCCTAGACGCTTCTTAATGACCATTGAGGTTGATCCAGCTTATGGGAAGTATCATTGGTCTGGTCATAGGAATTGTAATGTTGGTCCATTACCCCCTGAAGAGGCTAGGAAGTTCAATTACATATGTCCGGTTTGTGGTAGGAAGCTTACTAAGGGGGTTGAGGATAGGGTTGAGGAGCTTGCAGATAAACCTAGGGGGTTTAAGCCGGAGAACGCCATACCCTTCATAAAGGTTCTACCTCTACAGACAATAATAGCCTTCAGCATGGGTATTAGTGAAGATGATATTTCAAAGCTTAATAGTGGTAAAGTTTGGAGTTTATATGCCAATCTAGTATCGAAATTTGGTTCCGAATTCAATGTTCTGCTTGATGCTCCAATAGATGAAATTGCGAAGACATCAACCCCACTCATAGCATCGTACATTAAGAGTTTGAGGTATGGGAAATATTCCATAAAACCTGGTTTTGATGGTGTTTATGGGAGGATAAACATGTTTGGATCTTCCATGGATTTGAGGGATTTTATAAACCGCTAA
- a CDS encoding VTT domain-containing protein, which yields MDVLMKIALNYGYVGAIIVSILGNFLPFIPIPYLIAIYYMASYMPVDPIILGIVAGIGGAIGKSVIYLLGFEGSKIIITEEKRRQIEKFKEMLGKYGAIAVFFATVTPSPDDIVIIPLGLVRYSFIKFFIATALGKILLSIAVALFGKYFTEQLNIVFGEGNIYGILISIIVLLIMTWIILKIDWIKVAEIVDTSGLRGLIGIVIQGRWRELLLSSNKKK from the coding sequence ATGGATGTATTGATGAAAATAGCGTTAAACTATGGGTATGTAGGAGCCATAATAGTGTCGATACTTGGAAATTTCCTACCATTCATCCCCATACCATACTTAATTGCAATATATTATATGGCTTCATACATGCCAGTAGACCCAATAATCCTCGGAATAGTTGCTGGGATAGGTGGAGCAATAGGTAAAAGCGTAATATACCTACTGGGATTTGAGGGGAGCAAAATAATAATAACTGAGGAGAAGAGGAGGCAGATTGAGAAGTTTAAGGAAATGCTTGGGAAGTATGGGGCTATAGCAGTATTCTTCGCAACAGTTACACCATCACCAGACGACATAGTGATAATACCACTTGGATTGGTGAGGTATAGCTTCATAAAATTCTTCATAGCAACAGCACTTGGGAAAATCTTGCTAAGCATAGCGGTAGCATTATTTGGGAAATACTTCACAGAGCAACTGAACATAGTTTTCGGAGAGGGGAACATATATGGAATACTGATATCAATAATAGTTCTACTCATAATGACATGGATCATACTGAAGATAGATTGGATAAAAGTTGCCGAAATAGTGGATACAAGTGGATTAAGAGGATTAATTGGAATTGTAATTCAGGGGAGGTGGAGGGAGCTACTATTATCAAGCAATAAGAAGAAGTAA